The following coding sequences are from one bacterium SCSIO 12741 window:
- a CDS encoding gliding motility-associated C-terminal domain-containing protein has protein sequence MGYQGLDSSVVIEFDTWQNGNLSDPWYDHLAILAKGNNNHSGVNNLAGPIQISPTTTNVEDGQWHHVKISWDADSTRLSVWFDCDFRTSYQGNLIDSVFKDSLVYWGIVASTGGASNLQQFCVYQNILNSYTSILKDTTICGGDSAALDVGGTGYSYKWGPSNGLSSDTVANPKASPAATTKYYVTVTAGCDSILDSVTVNIDPSSFDATITTTKRIYCKSDPPFTLTTADPGGTWQGGSGLNTSNGQFSPGQALFDTNWVTYSSGGLCGDTQTIFLIVDTFPTVQTFVPDTICTGPPNVTFTANPSTGTWSGNPFLSQQGTFLLNFQPPFGNNATVYTVGNHCKTTIRDTFWLAQGNDASFNGPTVKCFNDAPSMLVPVQTGGTWSGNGVNGTGQFNPRIVLPGTHQIVYSFTGGCPDSDTLNILVSKPDDPTFNLKTALCTNSPNDTALTLTSNGSFLGNGLSDFKLGVFNPRNVPAGNYPISHITLDTNGCRDTAAVNVVVTQAADATLLTNGPFCENHNDTVLRSRNPGGTWFGRGITHQIVGRFSPSTAGPGLHNIRYEIAGACGDTGHQQIRIHAKPDAEFTAPDFACNSDQIIQLTPNTPGGEFSGKGVVDSAQGWFNPDGLNVGNHAIRYVVSDSNGCRFRETKFIFVHEYKDPTILNQTHYCLSVESVRLESRANGGTWTIDGVINTTGRFRPRDSGEGVYQVIHSYDGKCAISDTLDINVVGDPEITFDPDLDFTWCNLNYFLGPEDDFAVYYWSNGSRRKEILIQKEGRYTLEVLDEHGCMDTAIINIEKLCDSITLWIPNSFSPNGDEINDEFRIYGQNVLEFHMFIYDRWGQLVFTGHELEAAWDGNHPNGTKCPAGVYTYVIQYAGLKDNFGYEQSETGIIYLIEGQ, from the coding sequence ATGGGCTACCAAGGTCTTGATAGCTCGGTGGTCATTGAGTTTGATACCTGGCAAAATGGAAACCTCTCGGATCCCTGGTACGATCACCTCGCCATCCTGGCCAAAGGGAATAATAATCATTCCGGCGTCAACAACTTAGCTGGACCGATCCAGATTTCACCCACCACAACCAATGTGGAAGATGGGCAATGGCACCACGTAAAAATTTCATGGGATGCGGATTCCACCCGCTTATCGGTTTGGTTCGATTGCGATTTCAGAACCTCTTACCAGGGCAACTTAATTGACTCTGTTTTTAAAGATTCTTTGGTTTATTGGGGAATCGTTGCTTCCACAGGTGGGGCGAGCAACCTGCAGCAGTTTTGTGTTTACCAGAATATTCTGAATAGCTACACCAGCATTTTAAAAGACACCACCATTTGTGGAGGAGATAGTGCTGCCTTAGATGTAGGTGGAACGGGCTACAGCTATAAGTGGGGGCCTTCCAACGGTCTCAGTAGTGATACGGTGGCCAATCCCAAGGCATCACCAGCCGCCACAACAAAGTATTACGTCACGGTCACGGCGGGTTGTGATTCCATATTGGACTCGGTCACGGTCAATATAGACCCATCATCCTTCGATGCTACCATAACAACCACCAAAAGAATTTACTGCAAAAGTGATCCTCCTTTTACGCTGACCACCGCAGATCCAGGTGGAACATGGCAGGGAGGCTCGGGACTGAATACAAGCAATGGCCAGTTTTCACCAGGGCAAGCCCTCTTCGATACCAATTGGGTTACCTATTCTTCCGGTGGACTTTGTGGAGATACACAAACCATTTTCCTCATCGTGGATACCTTTCCAACGGTTCAAACCTTTGTGCCCGATACCATTTGTACAGGACCACCTAACGTCACCTTTACCGCTAACCCTTCTACCGGAACCTGGAGCGGAAATCCTTTTCTTTCTCAACAAGGAACTTTCTTGCTCAATTTTCAACCTCCCTTTGGAAACAATGCCACCGTTTATACCGTGGGAAATCATTGTAAAACCACCATTCGAGATACCTTTTGGTTAGCTCAGGGAAATGATGCCAGCTTTAATGGTCCTACGGTGAAGTGCTTTAATGATGCTCCATCTATGCTTGTACCCGTTCAAACGGGCGGAACCTGGAGTGGCAATGGAGTAAACGGTACCGGCCAGTTCAATCCCCGAATTGTACTTCCTGGAACCCATCAAATAGTCTATTCCTTTACCGGTGGTTGTCCGGATAGTGATACCCTAAATATTCTGGTTTCTAAGCCGGATGATCCAACCTTTAATTTGAAAACGGCCCTTTGCACCAATTCACCAAACGATACGGCACTTACCCTCACTTCCAACGGTAGCTTCCTAGGGAATGGCCTTTCTGATTTTAAACTGGGTGTCTTTAATCCAAGAAATGTTCCGGCTGGTAATTATCCAATTAGCCACATCACGCTCGATACGAATGGATGCCGAGATACAGCTGCTGTTAATGTAGTAGTTACCCAGGCTGCTGATGCGACCTTATTGACCAATGGCCCGTTTTGTGAAAACCACAACGATACTGTTCTTAGATCCCGAAACCCTGGAGGAACTTGGTTTGGACGGGGGATCACGCATCAAATTGTTGGGCGGTTTAGCCCTTCTACGGCTGGTCCCGGGTTACACAATATTCGTTATGAAATTGCTGGGGCTTGTGGTGATACGGGACACCAGCAAATTCGAATTCATGCGAAACCGGATGCTGAATTTACCGCACCTGATTTTGCCTGTAATTCGGATCAAATTATCCAGTTGACCCCAAATACTCCGGGAGGTGAATTTTCGGGCAAAGGAGTTGTAGATTCTGCGCAGGGTTGGTTTAATCCTGATGGACTTAATGTGGGTAATCATGCCATAAGGTACGTGGTTTCTGATTCCAACGGTTGTCGCTTCCGGGAGACTAAATTCATCTTTGTGCATGAGTACAAGGACCCTACCATTCTCAACCAGACTCATTATTGTTTGTCGGTGGAAAGTGTACGTTTAGAAAGTCGTGCAAACGGCGGTACATGGACCATTGATGGGGTAATTAATACCACGGGCAGATTTAGGCCCAGAGATAGTGGCGAAGGGGTTTATCAGGTCATTCATTCATACGATGGTAAATGTGCCATTTCTGATACGCTCGATATCAATGTGGTGGGAGATCCGGAAATTACCTTTGACCCTGACCTGGATTTTACCTGGTGTAATTTGAACTATTTCCTCGGGCCTGAAGATGATTTTGCAGTATACTATTGGAGCAATGGGAGCAGGCGAAAAGAGATTCTTATTCAAAAAGAAGGGCGCTATACTCTGGAAGTATTGGATGAGCACGGCTGTATGGATACGGCGATTATCAATATAGAAAAGCTCTGCGATAGTATCACCCTTTGGATTCCGAATTCGTTTTCACCGAATGGAGATGAAATCAATGATGAATTCAGAATTTACGGTCAGAACGTACTTGAATTTCACATGTTCATTTACGATCGATGGGGGCAACTCGTTTTTACCGGTCATGAACTCGAAGCGGCCTGGGATGGAAATCATCCGAATGGAACCAAGTGTCCGGCAGGAGTCTATACTTATGTGATTCAATATGCCGGCCTTAAAGACAACTTTGGATACGAGCAATCCGAAACCGGAATCATCTATTTAATAGAAGGCCAATAA
- the atpC gene encoding ATP synthase F1 subunit epsilon, protein MTVEILTADKNIYQGDAELVTFPGKDGSFGVMNNHAPMIASLRQGEIVVKNGQNEESFQVNGGVVEVLNNNVVVLAE, encoded by the coding sequence ATGACGGTTGAGATTTTAACTGCAGACAAAAACATATACCAGGGTGATGCCGAATTGGTAACCTTCCCTGGAAAAGACGGATCATTCGGTGTGATGAATAATCATGCACCGATGATCGCTTCCCTACGCCAGGGTGAGATCGTGGTAAAAAACGGTCAAAACGAAGAAAGTTTCCAGGTTAATGGAGGCGTAGTTGAAGTGTTAAACAACAACGTTGTAGTACTAGCGGAGTAA
- a CDS encoding F0F1 ATP synthase subunit beta → MSAQVGKISQIIGPVLDITFETRGVELPNIYDALEVTREDGSKVVLECQQHIGEDTIRTIAMDATDGLQRGMEAVAQGAPIRMPIGDDVNGRLFNVVGDTIDGIGTIDKTGGRAIHNAAPKFEDLSTSSEVLFTGIKVIDLIEPYAKGGKIGLFGGAGVGKTVLIQELINNIAKGYDGLSVFAGVGERTREGNDLLREMIESGIIKYGEAFNESMENGGWDLTKVDKNTLKESKAAFVFGQMNEPPGARARVALSGLTLAEYYRDGDGTGSGKDILFFIDNIFRFTQAGSEVSALLGRMPSAVGYQPTLSSEMGVMQERITSTKNGSITSVQAVYVPADDLTDPAPATTFAHLDATTVLSRKIAELGIYPAVDPLDSTSRILTPEIVGEAHYKCAQRVKETLQRYKELQDIIAILGMDELSEEDKLIVHRARRVQRFLSQPFHVAEQFTGIPGVMVPIEETIKGFNMIMDGEVDQYPEAAFNLKGSIEEAIETGESMLAMA, encoded by the coding sequence ATGTCCGCACAAGTAGGTAAAATTTCTCAGATCATCGGCCCGGTTCTCGATATCACTTTCGAGACACGCGGAGTTGAGCTTCCCAATATTTATGACGCCCTTGAGGTGACCCGTGAAGACGGTTCTAAAGTAGTGCTTGAATGTCAGCAGCACATTGGTGAAGATACCATTCGTACCATTGCAATGGATGCCACAGATGGTTTGCAAAGAGGTATGGAAGCGGTGGCTCAGGGAGCTCCAATCCGTATGCCGATTGGTGACGATGTAAACGGCCGACTGTTTAACGTAGTGGGAGATACCATCGACGGTATCGGTACCATTGATAAAACTGGGGGACGCGCTATCCACAATGCCGCTCCTAAATTTGAAGACTTGTCAACTTCTTCTGAAGTACTTTTTACCGGTATTAAGGTAATCGACTTGATCGAGCCTTACGCTAAAGGGGGAAAAATTGGATTGTTTGGTGGTGCCGGTGTAGGTAAAACCGTATTGATCCAGGAGTTGATTAACAATATTGCAAAAGGATACGACGGTTTGTCTGTATTCGCCGGTGTAGGTGAACGTACTCGTGAAGGAAATGACCTTCTTCGTGAGATGATCGAATCCGGAATTATCAAGTACGGTGAAGCGTTTAACGAGTCCATGGAAAATGGCGGTTGGGACCTTACCAAGGTTGATAAAAACACATTGAAAGAATCTAAAGCGGCATTCGTATTCGGTCAGATGAATGAGCCTCCAGGAGCACGTGCTCGTGTGGCTTTGTCAGGATTGACCTTGGCTGAGTACTACCGCGACGGTGATGGAACTGGATCTGGAAAAGATATCCTGTTCTTTATCGATAACATTTTCCGTTTTACCCAGGCAGGTTCTGAGGTATCAGCCCTTTTGGGTCGTATGCCATCTGCAGTAGGTTACCAGCCTACCCTGTCTTCAGAAATGGGTGTAATGCAGGAACGAATTACTTCTACTAAGAATGGTTCGATTACTTCGGTTCAGGCGGTTTACGTACCAGCGGATGACTTGACTGACCCTGCTCCTGCAACAACCTTTGCTCACTTGGATGCAACTACGGTACTTTCTCGTAAGATTGCTGAGTTGGGTATCTACCCAGCGGTAGATCCATTGGATTCTACTTCTCGTATTCTTACTCCAGAGATCGTAGGTGAAGCACACTACAAATGTGCTCAGCGTGTAAAAGAAACCCTTCAACGATACAAAGAACTTCAGGATATCATCGCCATTTTGGGTATGGATGAATTGAGTGAAGAAGATAAGTTGATCGTACACCGCGCTCGTCGTGTTCAGCGTTTCTTGTCTCAACCTTTCCACGTAGCTGAGCAGTTTACAGGTATCCCAGGAGTTATGGTGCCGATCGAGGAAACGATCAAAGGGTTTAACATGATTATGGATGGTGAAGTAGACCAATATCCGGAAGCCGCTTTCAACTTGAAAGGAAGTATTGAAGAGGCTATCGAGACCGGTGAGTCTATGTTGGCCATGGCCTAA
- a CDS encoding bifunctional riboflavin kinase/FAD synthetase, with translation MKIYNSISEFSTTLPIVGTTGTFDGVHLGHRQILKRMSESAREMEGETLLLTFYPHPRMVLFPENNDLRLLCSQEEKIELLRETGLDHLVIHPFTREFSRHTSIEFVRDILIHQLHVKKLVIGYDHQFGRNREGSFEELVELSDLYGFEVEEVQAQNFGEIDVSSTKIRKALNAGDAAKANAYLSSNYLLSGTVVEGEKLGRKIGFPTANIALDFAHKLIPAPGAYAVRVRCLGNFFKGMLNIGIRPTVNTGNQLTLEVHIFDFDQSIYGESIQVELVDRIRNEVKFEGIEALQKQLHADREKSLSILG, from the coding sequence TTGAAAATTTACAACAGCATTTCGGAGTTTTCCACCACTCTCCCCATTGTCGGAACAACAGGAACCTTTGACGGTGTTCATCTCGGTCATAGACAAATTTTAAAACGCATGTCGGAATCGGCTCGCGAAATGGAAGGAGAAACGCTCCTTCTCACCTTCTACCCTCACCCAAGGATGGTGCTGTTTCCCGAGAATAATGACCTGCGATTGTTGTGCTCTCAAGAAGAAAAAATTGAACTTCTTCGCGAAACCGGATTGGACCATTTGGTTATTCACCCTTTTACCCGTGAGTTTTCAAGGCACACCTCCATTGAGTTTGTCCGGGATATCCTCATCCACCAATTGCACGTGAAGAAATTGGTGATTGGTTATGATCATCAATTTGGTCGCAATCGGGAAGGATCTTTTGAGGAATTGGTGGAGCTCAGTGATCTCTACGGTTTTGAAGTGGAAGAAGTGCAGGCTCAAAATTTTGGCGAAATCGACGTAAGTTCCACCAAGATTCGCAAGGCTTTGAATGCTGGAGATGCGGCAAAGGCTAATGCATACCTCAGCTCGAACTACCTCCTTTCCGGAACCGTAGTCGAAGGAGAAAAACTGGGCCGGAAAATTGGATTCCCCACTGCCAATATTGCCCTGGACTTTGCCCACAAACTTATTCCGGCACCGGGTGCTTATGCCGTTCGGGTGCGTTGTTTAGGAAATTTTTTCAAGGGTATGCTCAATATTGGGATACGCCCAACAGTTAATACTGGGAACCAGTTAACCCTTGAGGTGCACATTTTTGATTTTGACCAAAGCATTTATGGAGAATCGATTCAAGTGGAATTGGTTGACCGTATCCGGAATGAAGTTAAATTTGAAGGTATAGAGGCACTCCAGAAACAATTGCATGCTGATCGTGAAAAAAGTCTTTCCATATTGGGCTAA
- a CDS encoding leucine-rich repeat domain-containing protein, with protein MKKVFPYWANALATFILGLMTFTVQGQHYSLEQLDTVYTYTSLDEALKNPEDVIKLNLRKKKLDSIPKAVFTLTNLQSLNLEKNKIDTLPPELGQLKHLQVLKLNKNVIREIPEVIGELTELKRFHIGENMLVYVDPAVGKLASLEYWDIWSNDLIGLPNTIKELKNLKELDMRVNAVKEEVQVEMQDWLPSAKMHFSYDCNCY; from the coding sequence GTGAAAAAAGTCTTTCCATATTGGGCTAATGCCTTGGCCACCTTTATTCTTGGGCTGATGACCTTTACGGTTCAGGGCCAACATTACTCCCTCGAACAACTTGACACGGTCTATACCTACACTTCTTTAGACGAAGCGCTCAAAAATCCTGAGGACGTTATCAAACTCAACTTGCGAAAGAAAAAACTGGACTCGATCCCCAAGGCTGTCTTTACCTTAACCAACCTGCAAAGCCTGAACCTGGAAAAAAATAAGATTGACACGCTTCCTCCTGAATTGGGGCAACTAAAGCACCTGCAAGTGCTCAAGCTCAACAAAAACGTGATTCGGGAAATCCCGGAAGTAATCGGTGAGCTCACCGAACTAAAACGTTTTCACATCGGAGAAAATATGCTGGTTTATGTGGATCCAGCGGTTGGTAAATTGGCTTCTCTCGAATACTGGGATATTTGGAGTAACGATCTTATTGGACTGCCCAATACCATTAAGGAACTCAAAAATTTGAAGGAATTAGATATGCGTGTCAACGCGGTTAAGGAAGAAGTACAAGTAGAAATGCAGGACTGGCTTCCATCCGCTAAAATGCACTTCTCCTACGATTGTAATTGCTATTAG
- a CDS encoding GNAT family N-acetyltransferase yields MNQQITLRPFTREDAPRMAELANNASISQNMRNAFPHPYTRENALEFIGMANSMDPVTIFAIEADGTYVGNIGLHKAEDVYRKSAEIGYFIGEPFWNQGIASAAVKQMVEFGFETLNLKRIHAGIFDYNQASARVLEKCGFEKEGIARMAVFKGDQFYDELRYAIIKA; encoded by the coding sequence ATGAACCAACAAATCACCTTACGACCATTTACCCGAGAAGATGCGCCGAGAATGGCGGAATTGGCTAACAATGCTTCGATTAGCCAAAATATGCGCAACGCCTTCCCGCATCCCTATACCCGCGAAAATGCATTGGAATTTATTGGCATGGCCAACTCGATGGATCCTGTCACAATATTCGCCATCGAGGCCGATGGAACTTACGTTGGAAACATAGGCCTGCACAAAGCCGAAGATGTTTATCGAAAGAGCGCCGAAATCGGCTATTTCATTGGAGAACCTTTTTGGAATCAAGGCATAGCGAGCGCAGCTGTAAAACAGATGGTGGAATTTGGATTTGAAACCTTGAATCTCAAACGAATTCACGCCGGCATCTTTGATTACAACCAAGCCTCGGCACGGGTTTTGGAGAAATGCGGCTTTGAAAAGGAAGGAATAGCCCGAATGGCCGTATTCAAAGGAGACCAATTTTACGATGAATTGCGCTACGCCATCATCAAAGCGTAG
- a CDS encoding T9SS type A sorting domain-containing protein — MKTIIYLFSICFLIGTQLSAQTYTTLLTDQSGDGSNAMLLDGTELAVSYEPASDSLWFRIAVNNLSGINLNQLGVNLMINIPGGGATFNFWGQTNTAPYHKLLTFWVTGTAPSNYIGTIGISNAAGVNGSNYRNLHSNNLSARVSAAEGYIYLGMKRTDLITDAEMGGDKITLKVAAAVGSNTVWNDDLYDPSKNWELDKSSSPNVTGINVVEEAKVSVYPNPVSDVLTIRYTGVEVGTKLTLRSPAGRKIRESRIGTEENWDLSDFPAGIYLLEVHQEGQLLEYHRIVVF; from the coding sequence ATGAAAACCATTATTTATCTCTTTTCCATTTGTTTTTTGATCGGCACCCAACTTTCCGCTCAAACCTACACTACCTTACTAACAGATCAATCTGGCGATGGGAGTAATGCCATGCTCCTTGACGGTACGGAATTGGCCGTTTCCTACGAGCCTGCATCCGACAGCCTCTGGTTTCGAATAGCCGTGAATAACCTCTCAGGAATAAATCTGAATCAGCTTGGAGTAAACCTCATGATCAATATTCCTGGCGGAGGAGCCACCTTCAACTTTTGGGGGCAAACCAATACAGCACCTTACCACAAGCTACTCACTTTTTGGGTAACCGGAACGGCTCCGTCCAACTACATTGGAACCATAGGGATATCCAATGCTGCCGGAGTAAACGGGTCCAATTACCGAAACCTTCACTCCAACAATTTATCGGCACGGGTAAGTGCTGCAGAAGGGTATATATACCTGGGTATGAAAAGGACAGATTTGATTACTGATGCCGAGATGGGAGGAGACAAGATAACCCTGAAAGTTGCGGCAGCCGTAGGTTCCAATACCGTGTGGAACGACGATTTATATGACCCTTCAAAGAATTGGGAGCTTGATAAAAGCTCTTCGCCCAACGTCACGGGAATTAATGTGGTAGAAGAAGCTAAGGTGAGTGTTTATCCCAACCCGGTTAGTGATGTGCTAACTATTCGTTATACCGGGGTTGAGGTAGGTACAAAGCTTACCCTTAGATCACCAGCTGGTAGGAAAATCCGGGAATCCCGAATTGGGACTGAGGAAAACTGGGATTTGTCGGATTTTCCCGCTGGGATTTACCTTCTTGAAGTTCATCAAGAGGGCCAACTCTTAGAATATCATCGCATTGTAGTTTTTTAA
- a CDS encoding tetratricopeptide repeat protein, with product MTKPIFRVITRFLFLLGSLGMPWLSAAQTPDTEVYTYYSDHYNQYRHSQTDSSRLYLDSMNRSVVAISDSVYHAYNDLANGAWYWIAGDLDSALFYYFRSLKLSQTHQYDHLTVRACNGLGILYIDLGEWEWAEKYQRQSLELGKQRKDRYAQMLNLINLGVIYQKQQRSQESLEHLNQALHLADSLSDSACLALSYQNKALVFSDLGEGDSAVFYGRRGLYCAQQSGDRKAEVHCWINASKGYLIQGFPDSARWAADKALKYADELEFTEGQKDAHRLWKDLEQQAGNHKAALFHAEQAKIYEDSLYSLRKMSNIKALEKKQVTEEAQRDLASTQNFWKRQLNKRQKLLTWLAIALLVILVLAMVYMVLYRKSRLKGKQKEVLWDAERKSRSAHIEQLESDAEQLHLKLEEKEKHLLTYTLELERKQKIIRQVEEKLATGNPGREEAIELRTYLKSTQLNEQEWKEFNLRFEAVHQSFFQKLTQLYPGLSSTDLKLCAFLRMNLSSKQMASLLNIAPQSVDMARYRLRKKLGLSSKDGLSEVIHSI from the coding sequence ATGACCAAACCAATATTTCGGGTGATTACTCGCTTCCTGTTCCTGTTGGGATCTCTGGGGATGCCCTGGCTTTCCGCTGCGCAAACCCCGGATACCGAAGTATACACCTATTACAGTGATCACTACAACCAATACAGACACAGTCAGACCGATTCCTCTCGACTTTACCTGGATTCCATGAATCGATCGGTGGTGGCTATTTCGGATTCGGTTTACCATGCCTACAACGACCTGGCCAATGGCGCCTGGTATTGGATTGCAGGAGATTTGGATTCAGCATTGTTCTACTATTTCCGATCACTCAAACTCTCTCAGACTCATCAATACGATCACCTTACCGTTAGAGCTTGCAACGGTCTGGGCATCCTATACATTGATTTAGGCGAATGGGAATGGGCAGAGAAATACCAGCGCCAATCCCTTGAACTTGGCAAGCAACGCAAGGATCGGTATGCTCAAATGCTGAATTTAATCAACCTCGGAGTAATCTATCAAAAGCAGCAAAGGAGTCAGGAAAGCCTGGAGCATTTGAACCAAGCTTTGCATTTGGCAGATAGCCTGTCTGATTCAGCCTGCCTCGCATTGAGCTACCAAAACAAGGCCTTGGTCTTTTCGGATTTGGGTGAAGGGGATTCTGCGGTTTTCTATGGGCGTAGGGGGCTTTACTGTGCGCAACAATCGGGTGATAGGAAAGCGGAGGTGCACTGCTGGATTAATGCCAGTAAGGGCTACCTCATACAAGGATTTCCAGATTCGGCGCGATGGGCTGCGGATAAGGCCTTGAAGTATGCGGACGAACTCGAATTCACAGAAGGGCAAAAAGATGCCCACCGGCTTTGGAAAGATTTGGAGCAACAAGCAGGTAATCATAAAGCAGCTCTCTTTCATGCTGAACAGGCTAAGATCTATGAGGATTCATTGTACAGCCTTCGAAAAATGAGCAATATTAAGGCCCTCGAGAAAAAGCAGGTGACCGAAGAAGCTCAGCGGGATTTGGCGTCCACCCAAAACTTTTGGAAAAGGCAATTGAATAAAAGGCAAAAACTACTGACTTGGTTGGCCATCGCTCTCCTTGTAATCCTGGTTTTGGCTATGGTCTACATGGTGTTGTATCGAAAAAGCCGCTTGAAGGGTAAGCAGAAAGAAGTTTTATGGGATGCCGAGAGAAAATCCAGGTCCGCTCATATTGAGCAACTGGAGTCGGATGCGGAACAACTTCATTTGAAATTGGAAGAAAAAGAAAAGCACCTGCTTACCTACACCCTCGAACTGGAGCGCAAACAGAAGATCATTCGCCAGGTGGAAGAAAAGCTGGCTACAGGAAATCCAGGTAGGGAGGAGGCGATCGAGCTGAGAACCTATTTGAAGAGTACTCAATTGAACGAGCAGGAGTGGAAGGAATTCAACCTGCGATTTGAAGCGGTTCATCAATCCTTTTTTCAGAAACTAACCCAGCTTTATCCCGGATTGTCTTCTACGGATTTAAAACTCTGTGCATTTCTGCGCATGAATTTATCCTCCAAACAGATGGCATCCTTGCTCAATATTGCCCCCCAAAGTGTGGATATGGCCCGTTACCGATTGCGTAAAAAACTGGGGTTGTCTTCCAAAGATGGGCTTTCAGAAGTCATACATTCAATTTGA